CTCACAACATACCCCAGTTACGCAGCTTACTTAAGACGCTCACAACAGACCTTCTTTGTTACTGGGTGCAccagaaaacatgtcagcagtgtcaTACGTCAGCAgcgttgtgaacgcgctcacagcAGACCCGGAAGAGACGAcgatgctgaataaagttgttgttttttatttttggaccaaaatgtattttcgatgcttcaaaaaattctaactgaacctctgatgtcacatggactactttgaagatgtttttattatctttctggacatggacagtataccgtacatacattttcaatggagggtcagaaagcttttggactaaatctaaaatatcttaaactgtgttacgaagatgaatggaggtcttacgggtttggaacgacatgagggtgagtcattaatgacattattaaaatttttcggtgaactaaccctttaatgctttcatacaaacatacaatcataataattcaatatttatgaTTACACTGATCCCTGACTGGTCTAACACCAGGCTGGGAAATAGCAGTGTTGATAACTGGCGAACCTAACTGATTAGAAAAGATTGCGATTTAAACTTAAACTTGAGTTTAAGTTTATACTGGGTTTGAATTTAGAGCAATAAGTGTTTTGCCATGATGGTTCTATGAATCTACAGATTTGTGAGAGACATAGAAAAGTAGAGTTCAGGTAGATGGGGCTAAACTTTACCATCAGCCTGCTCCTGGGAAACTGCGCTATCATCTGCAAAACATCTTGTGCCTGAAATGTTACCATAGTCAAATATCGGCCCTTCCAGCAATGTCACAATATCCAGCCGATTGATCTTAGTCAGGACTGCAGTTAAGGCATCcgctaaaaggaaaaaaaaaaagatattcatgGTTGCACATATTAGCTGAACAATAAATTTAGCCTTTAAGTTGTTTCACTTATAATGGCTTAGAATATGATTTGGAAACAGAAGTCTGTCCCTGCCCAAACCCCACCCACCTTTCTCCTCTCTGTATGATTTACCCTTATTCAGAAAATATGTAGTGCATAGGCACACTTACTTGTAGCGTTTTTACCATCTCGGCTAACCCATTTCTTTAATAGCATGAAACTCTGAGCTGTCAATGAGTTGGGGTTTTCCACACGGATTTGATTTATCTCATCAACCGAAAATTCCATTTCCCTGGCCAGCTCTGCAAcacattaaatatagattaacGACTCCTCTGTCTTTACCACTCCCCCCGTACACATGTGCGCAGTACTGCAGTGACTGCAGATGGCACACCCTACTGATCGCAGCAGCACCGATGCTTTGAGAATCAACAACAAATAATTCAAAGTCAtatgtgcaaaaaataataatactaaaaagcagcatttaggggtaaaaatgtgacattatttGCACAGATGACATTATTACAGAGATATAAACATATAGAGTATATTTGTGCTAAGGTGCAATGCAACACTTTATCCTCTAGGTGGTGTCGTTTCTCACCAGTCCAACTCAGGCCAAGATGATCCGCCACAATAGCCATACGTACATCTGTTCTTTCACAGGGGCTCTGAGGGCCTGAGAGCAGAAGATGGAAAGCCATGAAAatctttaaaacataatattcagAGAAgtatttagaaaagtaataaatcAGACTACCCTTTTCTGATCAAGTCAAGATAATTAAAAGTTTGGGggagatttttgcatttttaagccACAACAAAATGAGTCAATATCCAAATAACAGGTGAGGGGAGATTGATCAGAAAAGagttgcaaaaatattttgatatagtCAATTATCTTGTTAGTGGTTTTAAGAGGTTAGATTTGTAAAGAATGCATCTAACCAATCTATTTGGAAATGTTTAAACCTTCTTACAGTATACTCTTACcagaaacacaacaaataaattgcaaaaaagaCATGATTCAAATGTCTCTACAGCTACAGCAGAGGGTCAAATGCGAATTCACAGTATCAAATGAAACTAAACATGCGGTATCTTTGGTGCTGTGCTAGGACTGTGTGTCTGCGTGGGCTCACAAGATCTATAGGCTTCCTTAACACCTTACACGAAACTAGGAACCAAAAAAATGGCCAGCAACCCACTCACACTGGCATGCTACAGTAAAACTGACTATCCATAGAAAGAGATCTGAAAACAGGTTAAGAGACCAGCACACAAgtacacaaagagagagaaaatgacaaatgacagaGATGACATCTACAGTCAGGTCACACCACAGGCAATCACAACGGCTCATGCAACTAAGATCATACAAGTGTAAAGTTTTACAAACTAGGCTTGATCTCCACGCCGGGGGCCACTTGAGGCCCAGCACCCTGACTGCCTTCACCTCCATCAGTCCTcctactcctcctcctcctgtctcTCCTGGACTGCTCAACCTGTGATCTCACGTCTCTAGCAGACCTGGATGTATGGTAGGGTTGCGACGCTTCTGATAAAGATGTGTTCCTTGATGTGCTGCTTTCTTCATCCTTATCATATGCCTGCATCTTTTTCTCTTCACTGGAAAGGCAGTCCACTTGCTTTACTGCACTACTAGGTTTTGAACTACTAGAACTTTTGCCAACCTCACGTAGGGGCTTCTGATCACATTTACTGCCTGATCTACTCACTGGACCGGGTTTTGATCTTTTGTTGTTGGTTATCGTTTTGGTTGGCTGTGTTTTACCTTTCTGTTTGGCTATTGTGGTGGTCCTACATTTCCCAACTGGTGAGGAACTAACATGTTTAACCTTCATCATTGGGATTCTAGATTTAGGCTTCACATCTGGGAATGGATCTAATCGATTCCTGGCTACTGGTCTAATCTTCTGAATTGGTTTAGAAGATACTAGATCTTTTTTACAACCCAGTGGTGGATGAGGTGCTCTCACTGGCAACCTAGACTTTGGTGGCTTTCTTGTAATGTCTTTGCATTTGGAGATTACATCATTCTCTGTACTGCCATTCCTGAAAGTACCAGTGTCCTTTCTGACTGAATCTTCACATGGGTTTATTAATTGAACTGAGCAAAGATCAGACATTAACAGCTGTTCAGTTTGTATGCCGCTTTGTAGCAAGCAGTGTGTTCCAGCATTTAAGGCCTCAAGATTAGCATTATTACTACAGTTTCTGGAATTACTGGAAGTTGTCTGGAGGTATGTTTGTGGTTCTGTCCTCGATGAGTCTGTCATCTGATTGTACTTGCTTGTGCTATAGGTGTCTGGTCCTACTTGATGTGCAGTTTCTGGTGTTTGACCTTGTGAACTATCCCAGTCTACACAAACAAAATCTCTCCTCTCAATGTTGGAAGATTTGAGTCCTACCTTAAAAGAAGAACATAAAGAACTGACTTCTGAATAGGGGGGAGGCTCCATGTCATGAGATGTGTCAGAGTGGTCAGTGCATATCTGAATGATATTGTATGATATAACCGTGTTGTCCTCCATCTTAACTTGTGCTCTCTCAACTATCTGTGGATTTGAGGTGACTACATTTGGTTTTCTGACCCCATCCCCTATCCTCCCTCCTAATGTATGCTCACCGATCTGAAAAAATTGCAGCCTCTCTTCAACAAAATCCCGCTTGCTCATGTCAATCGCACCACTGCGGGTCATCTCAAACATCTTCCCTTCGTGGAAGGGGAAAGGGTTTGGCTCGCTAGTTGGTGTGCTTTCATCGGTTGGGGTTCTTGCAGGAGTTGTGTCAGGGGTTGTTGCTGTAGACTTGTCATCTACTGCTAGCCCAAACGGCTTGGGCTCATCATCTTTTATTCTAGCGTCCACTACTTCATCTTCTCCTCCCTTGCTTGACCAAGGATCAAAGCCTTTTGTTGCAACAGTTTTAAAAGGCGTATTAAACTCCTCATCTAGCTTGTAACTAAAGTAAGTTTCAGACAATCCTTGATCAGATTGTTTTCCATCCTTTTCACCGTCCTTTCCATTCCTTTTGTTTGAGGGATCAGTCTTAGCTTTGGTCTTTTTGTAATCCTCAGCTGGTGATTCTTCATGAATTACTTCAAGTTTACTTTGGCAACGGTCACTTGGTCTAGACATATTATCTAATGCCCAAAGATCCTTTCTGTTTTCATTGGGAAATCCAAATGGTTTGGCAATAGATTCACTTAAGCCGTCATCCTCATCTTGAAGTTCATATCCATCAAGAGAGTCGATCTCAGTGGCATCAGTGTCATGAGAGAACTCTGCAGTTGTCGCTATTGAGCAATCTGTGATGGACTGATCATTGCCATTTTGTTCATAATCATAATCTTCTGCTTTTCCATTATCATTTGCCCCTTGTTCTTTATCGTTTCCATTCTTGTCCGTTTTTTTGGATGGGCTTTTCATCAAATCTTTGTCCTCATCTATCTTAAAGGTATATTTCTTTATTGGAATAGGTTTAAAGACAGATTCCTCCTCCGCACTTGAATCACTATCATTAGCTCCTGGGGGCACAGGAGATGGAGGCTGGACTCTTATTATAGGTTCAGCAAGAAGATGTTTATCATGCTCCTCTTGGAGATTTACTTCCATCAATTCAGTCTCAGCCTCTGAGGAAGGAGTTGACCCTTTTTTCTCAGGCTGTGAGGAATCAGAATCCAAGGGTGGTGGAGGAGGGAACTCTATATATGCAACTCTTTTGTTTTGTGTCCCCTGGCCATTTTCGTGCTTACCATTGGCTCCTTTTTCTGGTCCAGATTCTGTCAAATGAATAGCTTTGCCTTGCTCACTATCTTCTGACTCCTCTGAAACCTCAGCTATTGGGCTTGCAATACCTggcataaatgcaataaatggatCAGGGGTTCTTGAGGTGAGATCATAGCTGACCTCTTCTGAGCTTGGTGTCTCTGGAGTCATAGGACTTTTGCCAGAGCTATCGATAAAAGAGAACTGTTCTAAAGTGTCATCATCTGGGCTGCCTTGAGGAGATGTGGGCTGTTTCTGTTTAACTGCATAAATTGTTCGGCTTTCTGAGCTAACCATCTTTTTGAATGTTCCATTGCTTCCTCCTCCTCCCATATCTTTGTCAGACTGTTTCCCTACTTGAACACTTACATAGACTGGTAAAGTTTTAAGCCCTTTGAAACTTTCTCTTGTTGTAACGGTGGATATTTTTTCGACCAAACTACTGTCACTTAGACCACTTGTTCTACTTTCAGCAGAGACCTCTTCAGACTTCTTTGTTGCAGCTTCCTCTCTCTGTAACTCTGAACGGCCCTGAACCCTTGGTTTGGTCAGGGTAGGTATTTGCGATGGGCTCTTTTCGGATAATTTAGTTAATGTGTCTTGATTTGCCTTCTTTGACTGATTATTGTCTGAAGAACCAGGTGATGTTCTCACAGGAATATGAGATTCTGTCTTTTTCATAAGGGTCTTTATCTGAAAGTCATTCCTACTGATATTATCCTTAGAGAATGAAGCTGTTTTAACTGTCTCATTTTTAATGTCACCCTTTAAAAACTGCTGCTCTTTAATATCATTAATTGCACTATGCCTGTCTACAATATTTCCATCTTTCAAATCTTGAGAGTCAACTTTAGTAGAGCTCTCCCGAGATTTATCAAACTCTTGatctttcattttctcaaaatgagaaGCTCTTTTAACAACAGTATCTGATTTTTCAGGTAAACATTTTTCACCCAACTGTGTTGAGACAATAGTACTGCTACTTTTATCGTTTTCTGTTAGTTTTTTAGGAGGTGGGTGTCCTTCGTCTGTGGAATCAGCTTTTGAACCACCGTAAAACTGATACACTGGTAATTTACTTTCTGTTAGTTTCTTAACTGGTTGTTTTGATTGTGTTAGAGGCACATTCTGATCCTGTTTCTGTGCTTCTATTTCAAACTTTTGTCGAACAGAACTCACTCTAAAAGTCTTAACGGGGACTGGGGGGCCTGCATCACCTGTCTTTGTCTGCTTAAGATCTTCGTGCTGTTTTGGCTTGTCCTCACTGAACTGTGATAGCATATGCCTCTCGGGACTGTTTGGCAGACTTGCACTTTTCCTTTCATTTGTGCTGCCAAACATCTTCTGTCTGCCTTTGTCCCATTCCTCAGCTGCAGTCTTTTGCTTTTTCTCAGGGCTGCTGCACGTTGAGCTCGGCCCTGACTGTGTCTCTCGTGATAATCTTGTTGGTTTCTTTTTCTCAGGGGACTGGAGCTCATCATTTAACTTTTCAGTTTTGTCCCTAAAAAACTGTGAAACTTCACTCAGTTTCTCCTCTGCCTCTTTAATGGTCCGATCTACTCTATCTTCATATATGAGCTTCTCTCTGTTCCTGTCCTGCCTATCCTGGGCGAATCTCATCCACACCGCATGTTTAGGGCTACCGGGTTCTGTGGTATAATGTAATACTGTAACTTTGTCATATTGCTCATCTTGTGGGGGATATTTACCTGATTTCTCTGATGCATCCCTTGCTGACTTTAATTTGGACTGCTTCCTGGGGCCAGCTACTTTTTCTCCATATATGCCTTCTGCCCCATGGACCTCAGTGGCTACGCTATGCGCCTGATCTGCCACTGAGTCCTCAGTATCAGAATGTGATATGTCTAATTTTTCTGAGAGCAACATTTTTTcagcaaacctgtatgactcccCTCTCAACTCAGATAACTCATCATCATGATACTCAATAGAATGCTGGCTTAGAAGTTTTAAAGCTTTATATGACTCATCTGCAATAAGCTGAGCTGAACCTGGACGAGACTCTTCCTCTTGGGAAACAGGTGTATTGACTCTGGATGTGTCTAAGAAGGACGGAAGTGATTCCTCAGCAGTAAGTTCCTCCTCATCTTGAAGAGTCTCATAATCACCATCAACCCTTTCAACAAGCTCCTTAAGACCTCGGTCACTCCTGCATATAAACTCTGGATGCTTTTTAGTCTCTCTGATTATAACTTCTGTCGGGTCAGTTGTGTTGCCCTTTTCTATGTGAACCTCAATAATTCTCTCAACTTTGGGTTTTTTGTCCTTTTCGAGGAACCGTGGGGACAATTCATCTCCTTTAATGGCATCTTGGCCAGTTTTGTGCTCAAATAAACCGGCAAATTCTTTGGAAGGGTCTCTTCCAGACTGAAAAGCTTTCATTATGTCTCGGACTGACATTGTTTCTCCAGCATCTTTCAGTTGAGGTTTGTGGTAGACCATTCGAGTTGTAGTGGTGATATGAGTTTCTTCTTTGACGCAGGCCAGTTCCTCAGAGCTGGCTTTCATCTGCAAGGCTTTTACCTTATCTTTGATCGAGCTAACTGCTGGCTCAGGCTCAACCGGAGGCTTTAAAACTGCTGCCTCATCCATTAGTGGCTCACAGACCTCCTCAGGATGTTCATAGCTCCTGATGACGTGAACAACCTCAGTTCTGGTTTCTGTTATGACAGGGGGAATAGGCAGATCTGTGAAGGGGGGTTTGGGCCCTGTGCTCTCTGCACTTTGAGGAGCTGATGGGGTCTTTTCACTTCTGGTTTCAAAACCACTATCTGAGAGGGGACTCTTATCTTGTTCATGGGAAAAGTCATCAGGAGATTCCAGGATAGCATCTGTGCCATTGTAGGAATCTGCTAACTTACTCAAGTCTTTCTCTGAGGGAGAGGTCCGCATACCTGTGGGTGGCATTTTGAGCTTGTGCTCCGGTTTTATGGTACGCTTTTGTTTTTCCTCCCCTTCCTTCTTTATTTCATCATACCTGCTCTTTACATCAGCTATTTTTGAAAGGGAACTGGCACCAAGATCATTCATTAAGTAATCAACCACTTTAGCTAAATTGAGATCTTTGTCTGGCACTGACTGTGGCCCGACAGGAAGAGTTGGTTCAAATGTTGGCAGGGAACGCATGGCACTCTGTCGTGCCTCCTCAATTTCATCTTTGGAGAACTCTTCCCATTCATCTTCTGAGGCCCTGTCTTTACTTGAGCTTTTGGCCTCGCTCAGGACATCTTTTGTAAGAATTTCACTAACTTTGACAAGGTCCTCTTTAACTTTCTCAACCAAACTGAAAGGCTCTTCATCCTCCACCCTGGACTCTTTAAAAACATGCGAGTGGAAGCTTTTGGCTGTGGTTGATGAGTCAGTTTGTAAGATTGCAGtcattcttatcagatcttcctTCATATCTGCCACATCCTTAAGAATCTCTTGACTGGATGTCAATGTGGGTGCAGCAGCAGCTTTTAGGACTGTTGGGGAAATAAAAAGTGAGGGCTTTGAGGGTTTAATCCGTGATGTTGAGGACTGTGCTTGGGTGTGTGTCTGAGGTGTGATTGTTATTTTTTCTGGGAGTTTCTTCCCCTGGGGTTCAGGAAGCACACTGACCACGGAGAATACCGGAACGGACATGGAAATGGGTGATATTGATGTGGTGGTAGTGGCTGGTGATCTAAGGGTATCGTAAACAGAACTTGATAAATTTGATCTTAAAGGTGAAGATACAGATTTTAGTGCACTATAATTTGACGTTAAGCCAGCAGTAAGTGTTTTCTCAGCCTCACTGAAGGCTGCACCAACACTGGCCGTAGCTGCTTGCGTTGTGGCCTGTATCCGTTCTTGTAAGCTGTAAACCCCTCCTGTAAACAGACGGGAAGATGCAGAGGAGGATGAGGGGTATTTTATCGGTGAAATGGATCCGTTTAGCAGGACTGTTTCAGTACTGGATATTGTAGGCTTAGCTGATGAAGAAAGTGATGACAGAATCGTACCCCTAGCTGCATCTGTGGTTGTTTTAATAGAGGACAAGCTTGATATGTTTCGAATGG
This region of Cyprinus carpio isolate SPL01 chromosome B12, ASM1834038v1, whole genome shotgun sequence genomic DNA includes:
- the LOC109100368 gene encoding ankyrin-3-like isoform X34, with product MATIGTGESEPAQTDSNASYLRAARAGNLEKALDYIKSGVDINICNQNGLNALHLASKEGHVEVVAELIKLGATVDAATKKGNTALHIASLAGQVDVVKELVTNRANINAQSQNGFTPLYMAAQENHLDVVKFLLDNGSSQSIATEDGFTPLAVALQQGHDQVVSLLLENDTKGKVRLPALHIAARKDDTKAAALLLQNDHNADVESKMMVNRTTESGFTPLHIAAHYGNINVATLLLNRGAAVDFKARNDITPLHVASKRGNANMVRLLLERGARIDAKTKDGLTPLHCGARSGHEQVLEMLLDRGAPILSKTKNGLSPLHMATQGDHLNCVQLLLHHEVPVDDVTNDYLTALHVAAHCGHYKVAKVLVDKKANPNAKALNGFTPLHIACKKNRIKVMELLLKHGASIQAVTESGLTPIHVAAFMGHENIVTQLTNHGASPNTMNVRGETALHMAARAGQANVVKFLVANGADVDAKAKDDQTPLHISSRLGKPDIVQQLLQHGASPDATTTSGYTPLHLAARDGHKDVGSILLDNGASLGITTKKGFTPLHVAAKYGKIEVAKLLLQKRAPPDAAGKSGLTPLHVAAHYDNQKVALLLLDQGASPHAAAKNGYTPLHIAAKKNQMEIATTLLEYGADTNATTRQGISPLHLAAQEGNVDMVTLLLARETAINLGNKNGLTPLHLAAQEDKVNVSEVLVNHGATIDPETKMGYTPLHVACHYGNIKMVHFLLKNQAKVNAKTKNGYTPLHQAAQQGHTHIINLLLQHGASPNELTVNGNTALAIARRLGYISVVDTLKVVTEETHTTVTVTEKHKLNVPETMNEVLDMSDDEVRRANVPEMLNEDYISDVDEGEDAMTGDTDKYLGPQDLRELGDDSLPQEGYVGFSVGARTASPKVSLRSFSSDRSNTLNRSSFTRDSMMIEEILAPNKDTGVCREMPTLVDSHFKHLTLAKDYNANSMRRCSWTPETLDNVNLVSSPVHSGISPSPLQYDNRFLVSFMVDARGGSMRGSRHNGMRIIIPPRKCTAPTRITCRLVKRHKLASLPPMVEGEGLASRLVEVGPAGAQFLGPVIVEIPHFGSMRGKERELIMLRSENGETWKEHHYDCKSEDLVELLNGMDEELDSTADLEKKRICRIITKDFPQYFAVVSRIKQESNQMGPDGGVLSSMTVPLVQASFPEGALTKKIRVGLQAQPVPDEAVKKIIGNRATFSPIVTVEPRRRKFHKPITMTLPVPPLSGEGVVNGYKGDPTPSLRLLCSITGGTSPAQWEDITGTTPLTFMNDCVSFTTNVSARFWLADCHQTPETVGLATQLYRELICVPYMAKFVVFAKMNDPVESSLRCFCMTDDKVDKTLEQQENFEEVARSKDIEVLEGKPIYVDCYGNLAPLTKAGQQLVFNFYAFKENRLPFCVKVRDSSQEPCGRLSFLREPKTSKGLAQTAICNLNITLPGLKKDVDSDPEEETEKPERRHTFASLALRKRYSYLTEPGTKTVERSTTRTLPAGYAHKPVFSTRSYQAWSTAPITVPGQTKCGLGSLSSSPSNTPSVSPLKSVWSISSASPIKSTLGTSNASPAKSVSDVASPIRTYRSMSSPIKTVVQQPQNQVQISSSLLSSPGKTGTDPVSIKGLAASLSSRANLISSPGSMLDRTFTTVTQADSIKSTTNTYTSSFKSTLAPSSIVASSPIRNISSLSSIKTTTDAARGTILSSLSSSAKPTISSTETVLLNGSISPIKYPSSSSASSRLFTGGVYSLQERIQATTQAATASVGAAFSEAEKTLTAGLTSNYSALKSVSSPLRSNLSSSVYDTLRSPATTTTSISPISMSVPVFSVVSVLPEPQGKKLPEKITITPQTHTQAQSSTSRIKPSKPSLFISPTVLKAAAAPTLTSSQEILKDVADMKEDLIRMTAILQTDSSTTAKSFHSHVFKESRVEDEEPFSLVEKVKEDLVKVSEILTKDVLSEAKSSSKDRASEDEWEEFSKDEIEEARQSAMRSLPTFEPTLPVGPQSVPDKDLNLAKVVDYLMNDLGASSLSKIADVKSRYDEIKKEGEEKQKRTIKPEHKLKMPPTGMRTSPSEKDLSKLADSYNGTDAILESPDDFSHEQDKSPLSDSGFETRSEKTPSAPQSAESTGPKPPFTDLPIPPVITETRTEVVHVIRSYEHPEEVCEPLMDEAAVLKPPVEPEPAVSSIKDKVKALQMKASSEELACVKEETHITTTTRMVYHKPQLKDAGETMSVRDIMKAFQSGRDPSKEFAGLFEHKTGQDAIKGDELSPRFLEKDKKPKVERIIEVHIEKGNTTDPTEVIIRETKKHPEFICRSDRGLKELVERVDGDYETLQDEEELTAEESLPSFLDTSRVNTPVSQEEESRPGSAQLIADESYKALKLLSQHSIEYHDDELSELRGESYRFAEKMLLSEKLDISHSDTEDSVADQAHSVATEVHGAEGIYGEKVAGPRKQSKLKSARDASEKSGKYPPQDEQYDKVTVLHYTTEPGSPKHAVWMRFAQDRQDRNREKLIYEDRVDRTIKEAEEKLSEVSQFFRDKTEKLNDELQSPEKKKPTRLSRETQSGPSSTCSSPEKKQKTAAEEWDKGRQKMFGSTNERKSASLPNSPERHMLSQFSEDKPKQHEDLKQTKTGDAGPPVPVKTFRVSSVRQKFEIEAQKQDQNVPLTQSKQPVKKLTESKLPVYQFYGGSKADSTDEGHPPPKKLTENDKSSSTIVSTQLGEKCLPEKSDTVVKRASHFEKMKDQEFDKSRESSTKVDSQDLKDGNIVDRHSAINDIKEQQFLKGDIKNETVKTASFSKDNISRNDFQIKTLMKKTESHIPVRTSPGSSDNNQSKKANQDTLTKLSEKSPSQIPTLTKPRVQGRSELQREEAATKKSEEVSAESRTSGLSDSSLVEKISTVTTRESFKGLKTLPVYVSVQVGKQSDKDMGGGGSNGTFKKMVSSESRTIYAVKQKQPTSPQGSPDDDTLEQFSFIDSSGKSPMTPETPSSEEVSYDLTSRTPDPFIAFMPGIASPIAEVSEESEDSEQGKAIHLTESGPEKGANGKHENGQGTQNKRVAYIEFPPPPPLDSDSSQPEKKGSTPSSEAETELMEVNLQEEHDKHLLAEPIIRVQPPSPVPPGANDSDSSAEEESVFKPIPIKKYTFKIDEDKDLMKSPSKKTDKNGNDKEQGANDNGKAEDYDYEQNGNDQSITDCSIATTAEFSHDTDATEIDSLDGYELQDEDDGLSESIAKPFGFPNENRKDLWALDNMSRPSDRCQSKLEVIHEESPAEDYKKTKAKTDPSNKRNGKDGEKDGKQSDQGLSETYFSYKLDEEFNTPFKTVATKGFDPWSSKGGEDEVVDARIKDDEPKPFGLAVDDKSTATTPDTTPARTPTDESTPTSEPNPFPFHEGKMFEMTRSGAIDMSKRDFVEERLQFFQIGEHTLGGRIGDGVRKPNVVTSNPQIVERAQVKMEDNTVISYNIIQICTDHSDTSHDMEPPPYSEVSSLCSSFKVGLKSSNIERRDFVCVDWDSSQGQTPETAHQVGPDTYSTSKYNQMTDSSRTEPQTYLQTTSSNSRNCSNNANLEALNAGTHCLLQSGIQTEQLLMSDLCSVQLINPCEDSVRKDTGTFRNGSTENDVISKCKDITRKPPKSRLPVRAPHPPLGCKKDLVSSKPIQKIRPVARNRLDPFPDVKPKSRIPMMKVKHVSSSPVGKCRTTTIAKQKGKTQPTKTITNNKRSKPGPVSRSGSKCDQKPLREVGKSSSSSKPSSAVKQVDCLSSEEKKMQAYDKDEESSTSRNTSLSEASQPYHTSRSARDVRSQVEQSRRDRRRRSRRTDGGEGSQGAGPQVAPGVEIKPSPQSPCERTDVRMAIVADHLGLSWTELAREMEFSVDEINQIRVENPNSLTAQSFMLLKKWVSRDGKNATTDALTAVLTKINRLDIVTLLEGPIFDYGNISGTRCFADDSAVSQEQADVSGLQSETSGTNGKTATLSQGLNTVTQGQRESSQELVSSTPGVQTERQNGEHPELQAKARLSSDASESSSKPKGKARKDSGQEGVSSEALEDRGPNNRGEDISKPKVQQEACRDNESSSDEEETVTTRVYRRRVILKGDQARNIPVETVTEEQFTDEDGNMVTRKVIRKVVRRTAGVEEKGRRKRGKRSQQANRAEQEEQGGPGPHREHTEAGEGGKGIKKEGRQREKVVQS